TGCCAACTCGAATTTTCCATTATTGTAGCGATCTTCGCCGACGTAATTTTTGATTTTCTCTAATTCCTCTTCTTGCCAGTTCAACACCATTTCCGGCATTAAAGTTCTGCCGTCGTCCAGTTTTGCTTCATTTTTTAGCCATTGCCAAATTTGTGTTCGGGAAATTTCTGCGGTGGCGGCGTCTTCCATTAAATTGTATAAAGCGGCGGCGCCGACGCCCATTAGCCAGGATTCTATATATAAGATGCCGACATTAATATTTTTTCTAACCCCATTTTCAGTAATCGTTCCCTTTGGAATCTCAAGGAGATTTTCTTCAGAAATATGGTACTCTTCAAATTTTTTATTGATTTGATTTGGCGTCGGCATAAACTCATCAAAGATTTTCTTTGCCACAGAAACTAATCCTGGATGGGCAACCCAAGTTCCGTCGTGTCCGTTTTTAACTTCTCGTTCTTTATCGGCGCGAACTTTTGCGTAAGCGATTTCGTTTTCTGCTTCATTATTTTTGACTGGAATTTGAGCAGCCATTCCCCCCATCGCGTGGACATTTCTTTGATGACAAACCTGAATTACTCTTTTCGAGTAAGCACTCATAAAAGGAGAACCCATCGTAACCTGATCTCGGTCCGGAACTAAAAATTCAGGAAGATTTCTAAATTTTTTAATGTAGGAGAAAATGTAATCCCAACGCCCGCAGTTCAAACCGGAACTGTGTTCTTTTAATTCATATAAAATTTCATCGAGTTGAAAAGCAGCCGTAATGGTTTCAATCAAAACTGTGGCTTTGACAGTTCCTTGTGGAATTTCTAAATAATCCTGAGAAAATTTGAAAACTTCATTCCACCATTTCGCTTCTTTATAATGTTCTAATTTTGGCAAATAAAAATATGGTCCGCTTCCTTTCTCAATTAATTTTTTCGCATTTCTAAAGAAGTAAATTCCAAAATCAATTAAAGAACCTGAGGCTTTTTCACCATTAAATTCAATATTTTTTTCTTCTAGATGCAAACCTCGCGGACGAACTAAAAGCGTCGCTAAATTTTCACCCAGTTCGTATTTTTTTCCGTTTTCATTTTCAAAACTGATGGTTCTGTTGATTGCATCAAAAAGATTTCTTTGACCATCCATACAATTTTCCCAAGTCGGAGAATTACTGTCTTCAAAATCGGCCATAAAAGTGGAAGACCCTGAATTCAAAGCATTGATGACCATTTTTCTTTCCACAGGTCCCGTAATCTCGACTCTTCTATCCAATAGATCTTTTGGAAGTGGATTACAAACCCAGTTTCCATTTCTGATTTCTTCCGTTTCAGTTAAAAATTTAGGAAGTTGATGATGATCGAATTCTACCTGTTTCATGGTTCGTGAATGAAGAAGCGCAATTCTTTCATTATTAAATTTCGAATGAAGTGCAGTTAAGAACTTAACTAATTCGGAAGTAAATAAATCGTTGTATTGTTCTTGAGGAAGAATTTGAAATTGTGTTGCCGTTTCCATTTTGTATAAACTTTAATGATTTGGTATTACAAACATAAGCAAAAAACTTTCACCAACAGCGAACGTTCGCTACCATTATTAAATTATTATTATGCGAACAACCGCTTAATTTTAATTACCTTTGTATTCATCGGATTTTACAATCTATTTAGAAATATTATAAATTAATTTTTACTTAATGGCAAGCGACAGTGATTTCATAAAAACAGTTTTCGGATTGAAAATGAAGCAGTTCCGACAAAAGAAGAATTTTTCTTTACAGGATTTGGCGAATTTAACAGGCGTTTCTAAATCTTATTTAAATGAGATTGAGAATGGTAAAAAATATCCGAAGCACGATAAAATTGCGCAACTTGCTACTGCACTGAACTGTACTTATGACGATTTGGTTTCCACAAAACTTGATAAAAGTTTAGCGCCGATTGCAGAAATTATACAATCCGATTTTTTCAAAGAAATTCCACTTGATCTTTTTGGAATTAATAAAACGAACCTCATCAGCATCATCAGCGATGCTCCGAAAAAAGTCACTGCATTTATCAATACTTTAATTGAAATTTCAAAGAATTACAATTTAAGTAAAGAGCGTTTTTTCTTTGCGGTGATTCGAAGTTTTCAGGAATTGCATGATAATTATTTCCCGGACATTGAGGAAAAAGCAAAGGCTTATATTCTGGAAAATAACATTTCAACTAAACCAAAATCAGGTGAATTTGAAGATATTTTAAAAACACAGTTTGAGTACGAAATCAAATCTTTGGATTTGGAACAATATGGCGCTTCGGGGAAATTACGGTCGCTTTATATTCCGGAAAAGAAATTACTTATACTGAATGAACTTTTAGATGAAGATCAGAAAACATTTATTCTGGCAAAAGAAATCGGGTTTAATGTAATGAATCTAAATCCCCGTCCGAACACGTATTCGTGGTTAGATTTCACAAGTTTTGAAGAACTTTTAAATAACTATTATGTTTCTTATTTCGCTGGATGTTTGCTGATTCGTAAGGAAATATTGTCCCAGGAAATCAACGAGTTTTTTCAAAACCCAGAATGGAATCCAAAACTTTTTGAAAATCTAATTGAAGAATTTACGAACTCGCCGGAAACTTTTTATTACCGTTTAACGAACATTCTGCCGCAAGAACTGGGAATTAAAGATCTATTTTATCTCTGTTTCACGAAAAAGAAAAATTCAGATAAAATTCAGATTTTAAAAGAATTGCATTTGAATCAACAGCAGGCACCGCACGCCAACGCAACGAACGAACACTATTGCCGACGTTGGATTGCCGTTAAAAACCTTTCAAATTTAAAAGAAAACGAGAAATTGACAGATGCTCAAATTTCCCATTATAAAGACAGCGGATTGACTTATCTGGTGATTTCCACTTCACAGAAAAACCCTTTTTCGGACGGAACAAACAGAAGTTATTGTATTGGGATTTTATTGAATTCGAATTCTTTAAAGAAAATAAAATTTGCCAAAAGCGATCAAATTAAAACCGTGAATGTTGGTGTAACCTGCGAAGTCTGCAGCATTCCAGATTGTGAGGTTCGACAAGCGCCCCCCTCAAGACTGGAGAAAGAAATCTTTAATGAAAATATGAAGAAATCAATTCAGAAAATTCGGAAGGAAATGCTTTAAGAAAATTATTAAATCTTAATTTTACCTTATCGTTTTAATATGAAAAAATATCTAACACTCGTATTACTCTCAATTTCAACACTTTGCTTTTCTCAAATAAAGCAAATGATGGAAGCATTAAAATTAAATCAGCCGGATAAAGCAATTAAAATTGGACAAGACTCAAATAACGATTCCAATTCATTTGAAATGCATTTTCTTTTTGCGAAAGCGTACAATCAAAAGAAAGATTACAAAAATGCTGAATTATTTATTGAGAAAGCAAAGGTTCTTAGTAATGAAAACTGGCAAAAAGCCTGGATTTCAGTTGAATCAATCCAAACGTATTATGGACTTGGCAAGATTTCAGAGGCAAAAAATGTTTACGAAGAGGCGAAAGCAATCCCAGGAACTAAAAACTCAGACAATGAATTAAAATATTGGGGAATTCTGTTTGGGTTTGATGAGTTATACAAAGATTGGAAAACTGTGGAGTCAAAAAACATTATTTTCCATTTCCAAAATACGATTTCAGAAGAAAATATTAAATCAATTGTATCTTCAAGACAAGACGCTTTCGATAAGATTAATTCCTTTTTCAAATCTGAACTTCCAAAGAAAATTGACTATTTTGTTTGGGATTTACCTTCTAATTTCAATCCACATTTAAACAAAAACTTAGGATTTACAAATCCGGAATTTTGCATTTCTCATAACAGAACAAATCAATCTGCAGGACATGAAATCGCCCACAGCATAACTCATTGGAGAAACCCAAACAGTTTGAAATTAAGATTTATAAATGAAGGAATTGCGGTATATTTTGATCAGAATAAAAATGATAAAATGACCAGCGCAAAGGAAATCAATCTTTCAAATCCCGTTTCTATTCAGAAAATGTGGCAAGATGGAAAAGAAATCGATGAAAGTTTGCTTTATCCAATTTCCGGCGCATTTGTAGGGTTTTTGATAAAATACGATAAAGACAAATTTTTACAACTTTCCGAAAATCAAACGTACGAGAATGCAAAAATTATTTATGGTGACCAACTGGATGATTTGATTTCTAACTTTACAAAAGAATTAAATTCCAAAAATAAATAATCATCTATTCACTACAATTCTTCCAGATTTAAATTCAAAACTAAATCGTAACTTTCAGTAAATAAATGAAGTATGTTTTTAGTCGACTTACTTTTTCCCAACCGCTGTTTGGAATGCAAC
This DNA window, taken from Kaistella carnis, encodes the following:
- the aceB gene encoding malate synthase A, which encodes METATQFQILPQEQYNDLFTSELVKFLTALHSKFNNERIALLHSRTMKQVEFDHHQLPKFLTETEEIRNGNWVCNPLPKDLLDRRVEITGPVERKMVINALNSGSSTFMADFEDSNSPTWENCMDGQRNLFDAINRTISFENENGKKYELGENLATLLVRPRGLHLEEKNIEFNGEKASGSLIDFGIYFFRNAKKLIEKGSGPYFYLPKLEHYKEAKWWNEVFKFSQDYLEIPQGTVKATVLIETITAAFQLDEILYELKEHSSGLNCGRWDYIFSYIKKFRNLPEFLVPDRDQVTMGSPFMSAYSKRVIQVCHQRNVHAMGGMAAQIPVKNNEAENEIAYAKVRADKEREVKNGHDGTWVAHPGLVSVAKKIFDEFMPTPNQINKKFEEYHISEENLLEIPKGTITENGVRKNINVGILYIESWLMGVGAAALYNLMEDAATAEISRTQIWQWLKNEAKLDDGRTLMPEMVLNWQEEELEKIKNYVGEDRYNNGKFELATELFDDLILNDNFAEFLTLKAYQFI
- a CDS encoding helix-turn-helix domain-containing protein, producing the protein MASDSDFIKTVFGLKMKQFRQKKNFSLQDLANLTGVSKSYLNEIENGKKYPKHDKIAQLATALNCTYDDLVSTKLDKSLAPIAEIIQSDFFKEIPLDLFGINKTNLISIISDAPKKVTAFINTLIEISKNYNLSKERFFFAVIRSFQELHDNYFPDIEEKAKAYILENNISTKPKSGEFEDILKTQFEYEIKSLDLEQYGASGKLRSLYIPEKKLLILNELLDEDQKTFILAKEIGFNVMNLNPRPNTYSWLDFTSFEELLNNYYVSYFAGCLLIRKEILSQEINEFFQNPEWNPKLFENLIEEFTNSPETFYYRLTNILPQELGIKDLFYLCFTKKKNSDKIQILKELHLNQQQAPHANATNEHYCRRWIAVKNLSNLKENEKLTDAQISHYKDSGLTYLVISTSQKNPFSDGTNRSYCIGILLNSNSLKKIKFAKSDQIKTVNVGVTCEVCSIPDCEVRQAPPSRLEKEIFNENMKKSIQKIRKEML
- a CDS encoding tetratricopeptide repeat protein gives rise to the protein MMEALKLNQPDKAIKIGQDSNNDSNSFEMHFLFAKAYNQKKDYKNAELFIEKAKVLSNENWQKAWISVESIQTYYGLGKISEAKNVYEEAKAIPGTKNSDNELKYWGILFGFDELYKDWKTVESKNIIFHFQNTISEENIKSIVSSRQDAFDKINSFFKSELPKKIDYFVWDLPSNFNPHLNKNLGFTNPEFCISHNRTNQSAGHEIAHSITHWRNPNSLKLRFINEGIAVYFDQNKNDKMTSAKEINLSNPVSIQKMWQDGKEIDESLLYPISGAFVGFLIKYDKDKFLQLSENQTYENAKIIYGDQLDDLISNFTKELNSKNK